The following proteins are encoded in a genomic region of Nicotiana sylvestris chromosome 4, ASM39365v2, whole genome shotgun sequence:
- the LOC138889651 gene encoding uncharacterized protein, producing MVRTSTGETPYMLVYGTEAVIPVEVEIPSLRVIQEAKLSDAKWIRSRYEQLELIDGKRMNALCHGQLYQNRMSRAFNKRVKPRQFAPKQPLLKKIFPHQDEAKGKFSPN from the coding sequence atggttcgcacatcaaccggggaaactccctacatgctggtttatggtactgaggctgtcatcccagtcgaggttgagattccttctttaagagtcatacaggaagctaAACTCAGTGATGCAaagtggataaggagccgctatgaacaattggaacttatcgatggaaagagaatgaacgcattgtgtcacggccaactttatcagaacagaatgtccagagctttcaacaaaagagtcaaaccaagacagttcgcaccaaaGCAGCCgctattgaagaaaatcttcccacatcaagatgaagcaaaagggaaattctctcccaactag